Genomic window (Granulicella arctica):
CTTCGCCCTCTGTGGTGGGCGAAGTGGCGAGGATCATTTCGTCGACGTTCGGCACACGGGTGAGCAGATTGGCGATGCGGAGCTGCTCTGGGCCCACGCCGCCGATGGGCGAGAGCGTGCCGTGGAGGACGTGATAGACGCCGTTGTAGCTGCGGGTCTTCTCGATGGTGGCGATGTTGGTGGGTTCTTCGATGACGCAGATGAGGCGCTGGTCGCGGGTGGGGCTGGTGCAGTAGGTGCAAGGGTCGACGTCGGTGATGTTGTTGCAGATGGAGCAGAGGCGGAGGTGCTGCTTGAGTTCGCGGATGGCGTGGGAGAGCGCGTCGGCGTCGGAGGCGGGGGAGCGGAGGATGTGGAAGGCGAGGCGCTGCGCGGATTTGGTGCCGATGCCAGGGAGCTTGCGAAGCTCTTCGATGAGGCGCGACATGGGTTCGGCGAAGCGGGTGGACATGGCTACCTTTATTGAGAGCTAAAGCAGGAACCGGCAACGGCGGAATGCGGGGGTCTCTCCCTTTCGCATTGCTCCGGTCATCTTTACTGGCGCTAGTTGAGGCCAGGGAGGTCGGGTAGGTTGAGGCCGCCCATCATGCCCTTTACGGAGGATTGCATGGCCTGATCGGCGCGGCGGCCGGCTTCGTTCATGGCGGCGATGATGAGGTCTTCGAGGAGTTCGAGATCGCTGGCGGAGCTGCCCATGACGGTGGGGTCGATCTTGAGCTTGAGAACTTCCTTCTTGCCGTTCATCTTGACGGTGACGACGCCTCCGCCGGAGGTGGCTTCGACGACGGTGGAGGCGAGCTTCTGCTCCATCTCCTCCTGCATCTGCTTGGCCTGGGACATCATTTCTTTCATCTTGCCGAGGTCGGAAAAGTCCATGGTTCTAGTCTCCTTCGTGGAGGTCGATGACGGTGCGGATTTCAGCGTTGAAGAGGCGCTGCGCCTCCTGAACGATTGGATGCGCGTTGGCTTTGGATTGTGCCGACCCTGCCTTGGCAGCGCGAGGTTTCTTCGCTGCGGCTGCAGCGCCTGCTCCCGCGAGCAGGGTGAGCTTAAGACCGGTGCCGGTGAGGGTGGCGCGAATGAGTTTTTCGGCCTCGGCGTTGATGACGATGGGGAGCATGGTCTTGGAGACGTTGGTCTGAACCTTGAGGATGGCACCATCGACGGTCCATTCCGCATCGTCCATGGCGTCGGCGGCGGATTGCTGGCCTTTGGCGCTTGTGAGGGCTTCGACTGCGGCTTGCTGTAGGGCGATGGCCTGCGGTGTTGCCTGATGAGTCGGGGCCTCGGCGTGGAGTTCGCTTAGGACTAGAGGCTCAGGCGTCAGGGGCTGCTCGGGTTCGGGTGCTGAGGTTTCGATCTCGACCGGAATGGAGAGTGGCACCGGAACAGGTGTCGGCATCGGGATGTCGACGGGGAGCGGTAAAGGATCGGGGA
Coding sequences:
- a CDS encoding YbaB/EbfC family nucleoid-associated protein; translation: MDFSDLGKMKEMMSQAKQMQEEMEQKLASTVVEATSGGGVVTVKMNGKKEVLKLKIDPTVMGSSASDLELLEDLIIAAMNEAGRRADQAMQSSVKGMMGGLNLPDLPGLN
- the recR gene encoding recombination mediator RecR produces the protein MSTRFAEPMSRLIEELRKLPGIGTKSAQRLAFHILRSPASDADALSHAIRELKQHLRLCSICNNITDVDPCTYCTSPTRDQRLICVIEEPTNIATIEKTRSYNGVYHVLHGTLSPIGGVGPEQLRIANLLTRVPNVDEMILATSPTTEGEATAGYLSHELRRLSTTLKITRIATGVPAGSDIEYADEITMTRALEGRRDF